The Malus domestica chromosome 10, GDT2T_hap1 genome contains a region encoding:
- the LOC103446217 gene encoding probable methyltransferase At1g29790: MLVHVHTQSHLTLLRAHFWLTVKSKQSVRTSQNHKIQEAKSAISKILKTQISSSQKDPEIERERERERGEREIKTQEKQRVKQMGVTMGLNLLLLMAMVATNILSLYHLSSTLQTPKPPTPQPVPDHLLHQLHTLRATINHLTRDHPSPSTATAKTTKPDIPSDLLLYSQLSPIASSCHNHPDLVHKYMTYTPFSLCPLDSDLAEALILRGCHPLPRRRCFTRTPPKPTSSLPLNPFPPSLPDSNVLWDKYSCKSFSCLGGKNPNLGFDLPHEVSTFMSYKSELDLPIPQLFQIAKAANSVLRLGVDIGGGTGTFAARMKLYNVTVVTTTMNLGIPNNEAVALRGLVPIHAPLQQRLPMFDGVVDLVRCGHAVNRWIPATALEFLLFDADRVLRGGGYLWLDKFFSKGVDLEKVFGPLIGKLGYRKVKWATANKNDSGGIKNGEVYLSALLQKPVSK; this comes from the coding sequence ATGCTTGTACATGTTCATACCCAATCACACCTCACTCTGCTGAGAGCTCACTTTTGGTTAACTGTTAAGTCAAAACAATCAGTGAGAACATCACAAAATCATAAGATTCAAGAAGCTAAATCTGCTATATCCAAAATCTTAAAAACCCAAATCTCCAGTTCCCAAAAAGATCCAgaaatcgagagagagagagagagagagagaggagagagagagatcaaaaCCCAGGAGAAACAGAGGGTGAAGCAAATGGGAGTGACAATGGGTCTGAATCTGCTGCTGCTGATGGCTATGGTGGCCACCAACATACTCTCACTCTACCACCTCTCCTCCACTCTCCAAACCCCAAAACCCCCAACTCCCCAGCCAGTCCCTGACCACCTTCTCCACCAGCTCCACACATTACGCGCCACCATCAACCACCTCACGCGCGACCACCCTTCCCCATCAACCGCCACCGCCAAAACAACCAAACCCGACATCCCCTCAGATCTCCTCCTCTACTCTCAGCTCTCCCCCATCGCCTCCTCCTGCCACAACCACCCTGACCTCGTCCACAAGTACATGACCTACACCCCCTTCTCTCTCTGCCCACTCGACTCCGACCTTGCCGAGGCACTCATTCTCCGCGGCTGCCACCCGCTCCCCCGCCGCCGATGCTTCACAAGAACCCCACCAAAACCCACTTCTTCTCTCCCCCTGAATCCGTTTCCTCCTTCGCTTCCGGACTCCAATGTCTTGTGGGACAAGTATTCCTGCAAAAGCTTCAGCTGCCTCGGCGGCAAAAACCCCAACTTGGGCTTCGACCTGCCTCACGAAGTGTCCACTTTCATGAGTTACAAGTCGGAGCTCGACCTCCCAATCCCTCAGCTCTTCCAAATCGCCAAAGCCGCCAACTCGGTCCTCCGTCTCGGCGTCGACATCGGCGGCGGAACTGGGACTTTCGCGGCGAGGATGAAGCTCTACAATGTCACCGTTGTCACGACCACGATGAACCTTGGAATCCCCAACAATGAGGCGGTGGCGCTGAGAGGGTTGGTCCCAATTCACGCGCCGCTGCAGCAGCGGTTGCCAATGTTCGACGGGGTGGTGGATCTGGTGCGTTGCGGGCACGCCGTGAACCGGTGGATACCGGCGACGGCATTGGAGTTTTTGCTGTTTGATGCGGATAGAGTGTTGAGGGGAGGAGGGTACTTGTGGTTGGATAAATTTTTCAGCAAAGGGGTGGATCTTGAGAAGGTTTTTGGACCGTTGATTGGGAAATTGGGGTACAGGAAGGTGAAGTGGGCTACTGCAAATAAGAACGATTCCGGCGGGATCAAGAATGGTGAGGTTTACTTGTCTGCTCTGCTCCAAAAACCTGTCTCGAAATGA
- the LOC103446216 gene encoding pterin-4-alpha-carbinolamine dehydratase 2, mitochondrial-like isoform X2, giving the protein MDDLLIKKCVSCDSKDMRPMTEQAAKGLITKVDGWNLVSEGDALRLKRSWTVKTFTKGLDMLKLVADVAEAEGHHPDLHLVGWNNVTVEIWTHAVGGLTENDFILAAKINRISMQHLLRRKATD; this is encoded by the exons ATGGACG ATTTGTTAATAAAGAAGTGCGTGTCTTGCGACTCAAAGGACATGCGACCGATGACTGAACAAGCAGCAAAAGGATTAATCACAAAG GTGGACGGATGGAATTTGGTGAGTGAAGGTGATGCTTTGAGACTGAAAAGATCATGGACAGTTAAGACCTTCACAAAAGGACTGGATATGCTTAAGCTCGTAGCTGATGTTGCAGAAGCAGAAG GTCATCATCCAGATCTTCATCTAGTTGGATGGAACAATGTAACAGTCGAGATTTGGACACATGCGGTTG GTGGATTGACCGAGAATGACTTCATACTTGCTGCTAAGATCAACAGAATCAGCATGCAACACCTTCTGAGGCGGAAAGCTACCGATTGA
- the LOC103446216 gene encoding pterin-4-alpha-carbinolamine dehydratase 2, mitochondrial-like isoform X1, with protein MSRLLQKVPLASVIQSFTGTHGRFVCQGSHIFLILYCFLAALDLLIKKCVSCDSKDMRPMTEQAAKGLITKVDGWNLVSEGDALRLKRSWTVKTFTKGLDMLKLVADVAEAEGHHPDLHLVGWNNVTVEIWTHAVGGLTENDFILAAKINRISMQHLLRRKATD; from the exons ATGAGTCGACTGTTGCAGaag GTACCATTAGCATCTGTGATTCAAAGCTTCACTGGAACTCATGGACG CTTTGTTTGTCAGGGAAGtcatatttttcttatcttgtaCTGTTTTCTGGCGGCATTAGATTTGTTAATAAAGAAGTGCGTGTCTTGCGACTCAAAGGACATGCGACCGATGACTGAACAAGCAGCAAAAGGATTAATCACAAAG GTGGACGGATGGAATTTGGTGAGTGAAGGTGATGCTTTGAGACTGAAAAGATCATGGACAGTTAAGACCTTCACAAAAGGACTGGATATGCTTAAGCTCGTAGCTGATGTTGCAGAAGCAGAAG GTCATCATCCAGATCTTCATCTAGTTGGATGGAACAATGTAACAGTCGAGATTTGGACACATGCGGTTG GTGGATTGACCGAGAATGACTTCATACTTGCTGCTAAGATCAACAGAATCAGCATGCAACACCTTCTGAGGCGGAAAGCTACCGATTGA
- the LOC103446214 gene encoding coatomer subunit zeta-2-like, translating into MESCPSIKNILLLDSEGKRVAVKYYSEEDWPTNTAKESFEKAVFTKTQKTNARTEAEIAMFEGTIVVYKFVQDLHFFVTGGENENELILATVLQGFFDAVGILLRGNVDKKEALENLDLILLCLDEIVDGGIILETDSNVIASKVASHSIDAGAPLSEQTISQALATAREHLARQLLK; encoded by the exons ATG GAGTCCTGCCCTTCGATAAAGAACATCCTCCTCCTCGATTCTGAGGGGAAACGTGTGGCTGTCAAGTATTATTCAGAGGAGGACTGGCCAACGAATACTGCCAAAgaatcttttgagaaagctgtaTTTACTAAAACTCAAAAGACAAATGCGCGGACAGAAG CTGAGATAGCAATGTTTGAGGGCACCATTGTAGTTTACAAGTTTGTTCAGGACCTTCACTTTTTTGTTACTGGTGGTGAAAATGAAAATGAGCTCATTTTAGCCACAGTTCTGCAGGGATTTTTTGATGCGGTTGGCATTCTCCTGAG AGGCAATGTGGACAAGAAGGAGGCACTTGAAAATTTGGATCTCATTTTACTATGCCTTGATGAAATTGTTGACGGAGG TATTATTCTTGAGACCGATTCAAATGTTATAGCAAGTAAGGTTGCAAGTCACAGTATTGATGCTGGAGCTCCGTTGTCCGAGCAG ACAATAAGTCAAGCATTGGCAACTGCCCGCGAACATCTAGCGAGACAACTCCTTAAATGA
- the LOC103429672 gene encoding uncharacterized protein encodes MEHNNSRVGENSSSHCNNTKNPDSHRIFPSRDPMPGIESDLWKNGLICAFEFIRSRKKIISSKPGSKNLTKQQIDGEQERVRVPSYGFSDSPSQMEDRSQQSGQVQDMERFEGGHWVPIGWDRISEIVQTVQANASWASQQFGMDGEDDFTVADLAAPYWECPAGPIWWCHVSAGHPTVEAWLSNAQWLHPAVSLALRDESRLISDRMKHLRYEVPVRVAGGLLFELLGQSIGNPFVDEDDIPIVLRSWQAQNFLVTVLHIKGPVSSINVLGITEVQELVSTGGYNAPRTVHEVIAHLACRLTRWDDRLFRKSIFGAADEVELKFMNRRNHEDMNLFTVILNQEIRKLSRQVIRVKWTLHAREEIVFELLQHLRGNAARTLLEQIRKATREMIEEQEAVRDRLFTIQDVMQSTVRAWLQDRSLRVTHNLTVFGGCGLVLSIITGLFGINVDGMPGAQNAPYAFGVFSAVLAFIGAVLIGVGLLYLGLKQPVTEEQVEVRKLELQELVKMFQHEAENHEVVRKDVSRSNLSPTAGDGFLRDADYVVIQGV; translated from the exons ATGGAACACAACAACAGTAGAGTGGGGGAGAACAGTTCTTCCCATTGCAATAACACGAAGAACCCGGATAGCCATAGAATTTTTCCTAGTAGAGATCCCATGCCTGGGATTGAGAGTGACCTTTGGAAAAATGGGCTTATTTGTGCTTTTGAGTTTATCCGAAGCCGGAAGAAAATAATTAGTTCAAAACCTGGTTCAAAAAACCTGACTAAACAACAAATAGATGGTGAGCAAGAGAGGGTGCGTGTTCCTTCTTACGGATTTTCTGATTCTCCATCCCAAATGGAAGATAGGAGCCAGCAATCAGGCCAAGTTCAGGATATGGAAAGGTTTGAGGGTGGTCATTGGGTTCCAATTGGGTGGGATAGGATTTCGGAAATTGTACAAACTGTGCAAGCTAACGCTAGTTGGGCCTCTCAGCAGTTTGGGATGGATGGTGAAGATGACTTCACTGTTGCAGATTTAGCAGCTCCGTATTGGGAGTGTCCGGCAGGGCCCATTTGGTGGTGCCATGTCTCTGCAGGCCACCCCACAGTTGAAGCATGGCTCAGCAATGCCCAGTGGCTTCACCCTGCAGTTAGCTTAGCTTTAAGAGATGAAAGTCGACTGATCAGTGACCGGATGAAGCACCTGCGATACGAG GTCCCAGTTAGGGTTGCCGGGGGGTTGCTATTTGAGCTTTTGGGACAGTCTATTGGGAATCCATTTGTTGATGAGGATGATATCCCCATTGTACTTAGATCGTGGCAAGCACAAAACTTCCTTGTAACGGTTTTGCATATTAAGGGGCCTGTGTCAAGTATAAATGTGTTGGGTATCacagaagttcag GAACTTGTTTCAACTGGAGGCTATAATGCACCGAGAACAGTGCATGAAGTCATAGCACATCTAGCTTGCCGCCTTACTCGATGGGATGACAG GTTATTCCGTAAGTCCATATTTGGAGCAGCTGATGAGGTTGAATTAAAATTTATGAACAG GAGAAACCATGAGGATATGAATCTTTTCACTGTAATCCTCAACCAAGAAATCAGAAAGCTATCAAGACAG GTTATCAGAGTGAAGTGGACGCTTCATGCAAGAGAAGAGATTGTATTCGAGCTTCTCCAACATTTGAGAGGAAATGCAGCAAGAACCTTGTTAGAGCAAATACGGAAGGCCACAAGAGAAATGATCGAGGAGCAAGAAGCAGTTCGCGACCGCTTATTTACCATTCAGGACGTGATGCAGAGCACTGTTCGTGCATGGTTACAGGATCGAAGCCTTCGAGTGACACACAACCTGACTGTTTTTGGTGGCTGCGGCCTTGTCCTTTCCATCATCACCGGGCTATTTGGAATTAATGTTGACGGAATGCCGGGAGCACAGAACGCTCCATACGCATTCGGTGTATTTTCAGCCGTTCTCGCCTTTATAGGAGCCGTGCTAATCGGAGTAGGGCTGCTCTACCTTGGGCTGAAACAACCGGTCACCGAAGAGCAGGTTGAAGTTAGAAAGTTGGAGCTTCAAGAGTTGGTTAAGATGTTTCAGCACGAGGCTGAGAATCATGAAGTGGTTCGCAAAGATGTGTCTCGCAGTAATCTCTCCCCTACGGCCGGCGACGGTTTCCTACGTGATGCAGATTATGTTGTGATTCAAGGAGTATGA